The following proteins are encoded in a genomic region of Planococcus lenghuensis:
- a CDS encoding GNAT family N-acetyltransferase, with the protein MQYQEHELSIRPVQEEDLHRLWELIYGEDPPHWKKWDAPYYEFKHVPYAEYISNKESIINNRKQWLITVQDEPIGTVSYYWEHEPSNWLEAGIVIYRPEWWSGGYGTRTFRLWIHHLFETLPLVRVGYSTWSGNERMIHAGEKLGMQMEARIRKARYYNGTYYDSIKMGILREEWEALHEPDNS; encoded by the coding sequence ATGCAGTATCAAGAACATGAGCTTTCAATCCGGCCGGTCCAGGAAGAAGACTTGCACCGGCTGTGGGAATTGATCTATGGAGAAGACCCGCCCCACTGGAAAAAGTGGGACGCTCCGTATTACGAGTTCAAACATGTCCCGTACGCGGAATACATTAGCAACAAAGAATCGATTATTAACAACCGAAAACAGTGGTTAATCACTGTCCAGGATGAACCGATTGGAACAGTCAGCTATTACTGGGAGCACGAACCGTCCAATTGGCTGGAAGCCGGCATTGTCATTTACCGCCCGGAATGGTGGAGCGGCGGTTACGGCACGCGGACGTTCCGGTTATGGATCCATCATTTGTTTGAGACGCTTCCGCTCGTTCGGGTCGGCTATTCCACCTGGTCCGGCAATGAGCGGATGATTCACGCCGGTGAGAAGCTCGGCATGCAGATGGAAGCGCGGATCCGGAAAGCCCGGTATTACAACGGCACGTACTACGATTCGATCAAAATGGGGATTTTGCGGGAAGAATGGGAAGCGCTCCATGAACCGGATAACAGCTAG
- the argS gene encoding arginine--tRNA ligase, producing the protein MDITKPFAAAIAAQLDHQLTIEEIGALLEKPKFEAQGDLAFPCFTLAKKFRKSPAAVAADIASGIQDSSLAKVVADGPYVNGFLNRSTVSQHVLTTILETGASYGSSSAGADRSITLDLSSPNIAKPFSMGHLRSTVIGNALANIAEKHGYQTVRINHLGDWGTQFGKLIAAYKKWGKDEQIEANPIKELLKLYVKFHEEAKTDPALEIEGRLWFKRLEDGDGEAQRLWTWFREESLQEFNKIYELLDVRFDSVHGEAFYNDKMDEVVELLKEKKLLQESEGAEVVDLSDHDLPPLLIRKSDGATLYGTRDAAAALYRQRQYHFAESLYVVGQEQSLHFKQLFLTLQKMGYEWAQHMHHIPFGFILKNGKKMSTRKGEIVLLEEVIREAIELAGQNIREKNPSLPNPAEVAHQVGVGAIIFHDLKNDRQSNIEFSLEHMLRFEGATGPYVQYTHARACSILRKAEIYNAQLTPNGLDDDASWPVIKLLLAFPEVINRSFKEYEPSVIAKFVLELAQAFNAFYGKVKVLSEDREQETRLALVQAVVIVLNEGLRLLGVKAPMEM; encoded by the coding sequence ATGGACATCACCAAACCGTTTGCAGCAGCTATTGCTGCCCAATTGGATCATCAGCTGACGATCGAAGAAATTGGCGCATTACTTGAAAAACCGAAATTCGAAGCACAGGGAGATCTTGCGTTTCCGTGCTTTACGCTGGCAAAGAAGTTCCGAAAATCACCCGCTGCAGTTGCGGCGGACATTGCCTCAGGCATCCAGGACTCATCTCTTGCGAAAGTCGTCGCGGATGGGCCCTATGTGAATGGCTTTTTGAACCGCAGCACTGTCAGCCAGCATGTTCTTACAACCATTTTGGAAACAGGTGCGTCTTACGGTTCTTCATCGGCCGGTGCAGACCGGTCGATCACACTCGATCTATCATCCCCGAATATCGCCAAACCATTTTCCATGGGCCATCTCCGGTCGACGGTCATCGGTAACGCACTCGCCAATATTGCGGAAAAACACGGGTATCAGACGGTGCGCATTAATCATCTCGGCGATTGGGGAACGCAATTCGGAAAGCTCATCGCGGCTTATAAAAAATGGGGCAAAGATGAACAAATCGAAGCAAACCCGATCAAGGAATTGCTGAAACTATATGTGAAGTTCCATGAAGAAGCAAAAACAGATCCGGCGCTTGAAATCGAAGGCCGGCTATGGTTCAAGCGGCTAGAAGATGGAGACGGGGAAGCGCAGCGGCTCTGGACGTGGTTCCGGGAAGAGTCGCTCCAGGAATTCAATAAAATCTATGAATTGCTGGATGTTCGGTTTGATTCCGTCCACGGAGAAGCATTCTACAATGATAAAATGGACGAAGTTGTAGAACTGCTGAAGGAAAAGAAATTGCTGCAAGAATCAGAGGGAGCGGAAGTGGTCGATTTGAGTGATCACGACCTGCCCCCGCTTCTCATCCGCAAATCGGATGGCGCCACGCTGTATGGTACCCGCGATGCGGCAGCCGCACTTTACCGGCAGCGGCAGTATCATTTCGCCGAATCCCTGTATGTCGTCGGCCAGGAACAATCATTGCATTTCAAGCAGTTGTTTTTGACCCTTCAGAAAATGGGCTATGAGTGGGCACAGCATATGCACCACATTCCATTCGGCTTCATCTTGAAAAACGGCAAGAAGATGTCGACCCGGAAAGGGGAAATCGTCCTCCTGGAAGAAGTGATCCGGGAAGCGATCGAACTTGCAGGCCAGAATATCCGGGAGAAAAATCCCTCGCTGCCAAATCCAGCAGAAGTTGCGCATCAAGTCGGTGTCGGCGCCATCATTTTCCATGACTTGAAAAATGACCGGCAAAGCAATATCGAGTTTTCCCTTGAACATATGCTGCGATTTGAAGGTGCAACGGGTCCTTATGTTCAGTACACGCATGCGCGGGCCTGCTCCATTCTCCGGAAAGCGGAAATATATAATGCGCAGCTCACACCGAATGGACTCGATGATGACGCCAGCTGGCCGGTCATCAAATTGCTGCTGGCATTTCCGGAGGTAATCAACCGCAGCTTCAAGGAATACGAGCCATCGGTCATTGCCAAGTTCGTCTTGGAACTCGCACAGGCGTTCAATGCTTTTTACGGCAAAGTCAAAGTCCTGTCAGAAGACCGGGAACAAGAAACACGCCTCGCCCTCGTGCAAGCTGTGGTAATTGTATTGAACGAAGGATTGCGGCTGCTTGGCGTAAAAGCGCCCATGGAGATGTAG
- a CDS encoding nucleotidyltransferase domain-containing protein → MKPKLGPREAAGRFISKYFPDCTGAVLAGSVVRGEATETSDLDIIVFDPAVPDAYRESLVDFGWPIEVFVHNFSSYSAFFASDCTRARPSLPRMLTEGIVLRGSKELTAIKEQAQALLERGPDAWSEETIRSKRYFLTDALEDFIGCTDRTEELFIAGTLGELISEFELRTHRRWIGTSKWIVRALKEYDPDFAAAFTSAFEHYYRNEMKEDLIRLADQVLAPHGGRLFSGFSLGKS, encoded by the coding sequence ATGAAACCGAAACTCGGGCCAAGGGAAGCGGCTGGCCGATTCATCTCGAAGTACTTTCCCGATTGCACCGGCGCTGTACTCGCCGGCAGTGTTGTCCGGGGAGAAGCGACCGAAACGTCCGACTTGGACATTATCGTTTTTGACCCGGCGGTTCCTGATGCCTACCGGGAGTCCCTGGTTGACTTCGGCTGGCCAATCGAAGTATTCGTCCATAACTTCAGCTCGTACTCCGCTTTTTTTGCCAGCGATTGCACCCGCGCCCGGCCTTCACTGCCTCGAATGCTGACAGAAGGCATCGTACTGAGAGGCAGTAAGGAACTCACTGCCATCAAAGAACAAGCCCAGGCGCTATTGGAGCGCGGACCGGATGCCTGGTCCGAAGAGACCATTCGATCAAAGCGCTACTTCCTGACAGATGCGCTGGAAGATTTCATCGGGTGCACTGACCGGACAGAAGAATTGTTCATCGCTGGCACGTTAGGGGAATTGATCAGTGAATTTGAACTTCGAACCCATCGACGCTGGATCGGCACATCAAAATGGATTGTCCGGGCACTGAAGGAATACGATCCCGATTTCGCAGCAGCATTCACTTCCGCTTTTGAGCACTACTACCGGAATGAGATGAAAGAAGACCTCATCCGTCTGGCCGATCAGGTACTTGCCCCGCACGGCGGCCGGTTGTTTTCTGGATTTTCGCTAGGAAAAAGCTGA
- a CDS encoding TM2 domain-containing protein encodes METMNNRIIAGLLGIFLGDFGVHKFYLGKPGKGLLYLAFCWTVIPAIIGFIEGVSYLLMSDREFQAKHGKR; translated from the coding sequence ATGGAAACCATGAACAATCGAATTATCGCAGGACTGCTCGGAATTTTCCTTGGCGATTTTGGCGTCCACAAATTCTACTTGGGCAAACCGGGGAAAGGCTTACTATACTTGGCTTTCTGCTGGACTGTCATTCCGGCGATTATCGGCTTCATCGAAGGTGTTTCGTATTTGCTGATGTCCGACCGGGAATTCCAGGCGAAACACGGAAAACGATAA
- a CDS encoding CPBP family intramembrane glutamic endopeptidase encodes MKRLAILTVGKTHSGKSTFANALAGRLANTTVIDQDNHASFSLRITRTCCRQKAQISLRHDRLLKTQGPAIAIAITAVFYTLYHLLSVIPIFEAGFSLIAVLPVLLAGLFWGYVRQKTGSLSAVIISHALSDLGIMCVYWFIVR; translated from the coding sequence ATGAAGAGATTAGCTATTCTGACAGTCGGAAAAACCCACAGCGGCAAATCGACGTTTGCCAATGCATTGGCGGGTCGGTTGGCGAACACAACAGTCATCGATCAGGACAACCATGCGAGTTTCTCGCTGCGTATTACCCGAACTTGCTGCCGGCAGAAGGCCCAAATATCATTAAGGCATGACCGGCTTTTAAAGACCCAAGGACCGGCAATAGCCATTGCCATTACTGCGGTCTTCTATACGCTGTACCATTTGTTGTCCGTCATCCCGATCTTTGAAGCAGGTTTCAGTCTGATTGCGGTACTGCCCGTGTTATTGGCGGGGCTGTTTTGGGGCTATGTGCGGCAAAAGACCGGATCGCTCAGCGCCGTGATCATCAGCCATGCGCTGTCGGATCTTGGCATCATGTGTGTGTATTGGTTTATTGTGAGGTGA
- a CDS encoding oxidoreductase yields the protein MEQKSLTGKTAIVTGGNSGIGLEAAKAFADMGAQVVLAVRNEEKGQAARDEIRQQTGNAAIEVMPFNLADLNSIRAFAESFKETHDSLDVLVNNAGVMAPPLSQTNDGFELQFGSNHLGHFTLTGLLLPLLKKTPGSRVVTVSSLAHRGASIDFDNLDASNGYKAMRFYGQSKLANLLFAKELDRHLKAHNLETISLACHPGISATNLFKIGKRDAPRFLKTFTSKILQPPEMGALPTIYAATNPDLQGGEYIGPDGKGYRKGYPAIEKPDMAAENTVTMERLWDVSEELTGITYDFS from the coding sequence TTGGAGCAAAAATCATTAACCGGAAAAACAGCGATCGTCACAGGCGGCAACAGCGGAATTGGCCTGGAGGCGGCGAAAGCATTTGCAGATATGGGCGCGCAGGTAGTATTAGCGGTCCGGAATGAAGAAAAAGGCCAGGCTGCCCGGGATGAGATCCGGCAGCAAACCGGCAATGCGGCAATCGAAGTCATGCCGTTTAATTTGGCGGATCTGAACAGCATCCGGGCATTTGCTGAATCGTTTAAAGAAACCCATGATTCACTGGATGTACTGGTCAATAACGCGGGGGTCATGGCGCCGCCATTATCACAAACCAACGATGGTTTCGAACTGCAATTCGGCAGCAATCACCTCGGTCATTTTACGTTGACTGGGCTGCTCTTGCCATTGCTGAAAAAGACACCGGGTTCACGGGTCGTGACAGTCAGCAGCCTGGCTCACCGGGGTGCATCGATCGACTTTGACAACCTCGATGCCTCGAACGGCTACAAGGCAATGCGGTTTTATGGCCAGAGTAAATTGGCGAATCTGCTGTTTGCCAAAGAATTGGACCGGCACCTGAAAGCACATAACCTGGAGACCATTAGCCTCGCCTGCCATCCGGGGATTTCCGCGACGAATTTATTTAAGATTGGCAAGCGGGATGCGCCGCGTTTTTTAAAGACATTCACGAGTAAGATATTGCAGCCGCCGGAAATGGGTGCATTGCCGACCATTTATGCAGCCACAAACCCCGATCTTCAGGGTGGTGAATATATCGGCCCTGATGGAAAAGGTTACCGGAAAGGCTATCCGGCGATTGAAAAACCGGATATGGCGGCAGAAAACACAGTTACCATGGAGCGGCTATGGGATGTATCCGAAGAATTGACCGGCATCACCTATGACTTTTCTTGA
- a CDS encoding RNA polymerase sigma factor SigX, which yields MEVEADSSTPANNLLDETFQDLFKQHYAPVVRKVMILVKEQSIAEDIAQEVFMKLYHTDRSTINNLSGWLTKVAVNTAYNHIRTEQRHRARTMKQESYERIETGLVEDKYMALEDIQDVQQILMKLPERDRDILLMKFSGYSYEEIAKTKGVEKTSIGALLVRAKNRFKKIYLEERTETE from the coding sequence ATGGAGGTGGAGGCAGATTCATCGACGCCTGCAAACAATCTGCTGGATGAAACGTTCCAGGACTTATTTAAACAGCATTATGCACCGGTCGTCCGAAAAGTGATGATTCTCGTGAAGGAACAATCCATCGCGGAAGACATCGCCCAAGAGGTCTTTATGAAGCTGTATCATACCGATCGGTCGACGATCAATAATCTATCCGGCTGGCTGACCAAAGTCGCCGTCAATACCGCTTATAATCACATCCGGACGGAACAGCGTCACCGGGCCCGGACCATGAAACAAGAAAGTTACGAACGCATCGAAACCGGATTAGTTGAAGATAAGTATATGGCACTCGAGGACATTCAGGACGTGCAGCAGATCCTGATGAAACTGCCGGAGCGGGATCGCGATATCCTCCTCATGAAGTTCTCCGGCTACAGTTATGAGGAAATCGCGAAAACGAAAGGCGTGGAAAAGACGTCCATCGGCGCGCTGCTCGTCCGGGCGAAAAACCGCTTCAAAAAAATCTATCTGGAAGAAAGGACCGAAACGGAATGA
- a CDS encoding Na-translocating system protein MpsC family protein — MTNRESHTAAIEEYVSTALLNHFGSRPESIQIILRPPFMVMHLTDFSLPNEKALLKQNHAKQVLKTRDVLLGGLKTELAAELPDKCGMAIDGLYADWNINNKTGLLLAVANRQETHETVSLNETEKALLDVLVEASKKTEKKPDHTGIHWLSESVLLIERTGLMVDIETELVKNGSTEELRLAKRPLEHRLMESAPLEAAIGKPIRELFVDWDFEEDRAYMVLLLEASSK; from the coding sequence ATGACAAATAGAGAATCACATACAGCTGCTATCGAAGAATATGTTTCTACAGCGTTGCTGAATCATTTCGGTTCCAGACCTGAATCGATCCAGATCATACTGCGCCCGCCTTTCATGGTTATGCACTTAACCGATTTTTCACTGCCGAATGAAAAAGCGCTGCTGAAACAAAATCATGCCAAACAAGTGTTGAAGACAAGAGATGTATTACTGGGCGGTTTAAAAACGGAATTGGCCGCCGAGCTACCGGACAAATGTGGAATGGCTATAGACGGTCTATACGCCGACTGGAACATCAATAACAAAACAGGGCTGCTGCTCGCCGTTGCGAACCGGCAAGAGACCCATGAAACGGTCAGTTTAAATGAAACCGAAAAAGCGTTGTTGGATGTGCTTGTTGAGGCCAGCAAGAAAACAGAAAAAAAACCGGACCACACCGGCATCCACTGGCTGAGTGAATCCGTACTGCTGATTGAACGGACAGGTCTCATGGTCGATATTGAAACCGAGTTGGTGAAGAACGGCTCAACAGAAGAACTCCGGTTGGCAAAACGGCCGCTCGAACACCGGTTGATGGAATCTGCTCCGCTTGAAGCTGCGATCGGAAAACCCATCCGTGAGCTGTTCGTCGATTGGGATTTTGAAGAAGACCGCGCTTATATGGTCTTGCTGTTGGAAGCTTCTTCAAAATAA